TTAGTTGATTTGATACACAATTTTTAACCGAGGTTAAGTTTCCGATAGAACAAGAAGATCACTAGATAATTACTCCCTCTGTTCCTTTTTAGTTATTAGTTATCGCGTTGCGTTTTTCAAGagtcaatttgattaattttcaaagtaaaattagattacattaatttaatattttaaaaataaaaaaatagatatttaaaaactatacaaaaaaataatactataagttacaattttttgcatatcaatatgatgaaaaaaatacatcttaaaatgttagtcataattcatattgttaatTTGATTCTCAAAAAAGAAATTGCGACAATTAAAAAGAAACGGAGGAAGTAGAAAAATTGGGGAAATTAATGAAACATATTAatttgtctgacctttttctttttaatccattttttgaaaaaaaagttctttccattttttaaaatttcttatggaaaaaaaaaatcttttctaATTTTGGGAACTCTTTAGTTTTAACTTTTCAAAGTAACATGTTTaagattataaaattaaatgacattttgatacattttatatattatttagttTAGATTTacaagattcaattttttttattactttgttaaatttcatataaataattaaaataagagaaataaattaaaatagaggaATGTCTCTTGATGAGGACGGCCGGTTCAGCCGAAGTATAAGTAGAGCTGGTGCTGTTACTAATAGTGGTATTGTTGGTCCACGAATGATGTAGTTTACATTActtaattattcttttattttcttattggaaAAACACATTAATACATTTGAGCCTTGAATGAAAATTTCTACGTCCAAAGCTCTTAGGAATAAAGTTTAGAAACCCCTCAATcttaaaatcaaaattcaaattaactaacacaaaattacattaaaatgaccttaattaaagtatatatagagagagatgaAAAATTAATGAcacattaaataaattaaatatagaaCGACAGTTTAGTCTTGTTGTAAATCAATTTAAAAGGCTTCAGGCCTGGTTAATATCTTTAAGTTCAGGGAGATATTCCATCTCCTTGAATTCTTGTTGACATTCTGGTGCAACTTTTCTGGTCAAGAAAAAGAGAGCATTGGATTCACGATTCTTTCCAGCAATGCCATTGTTGCTAGTCAGTGTAACTCTTGATGATTCCCTGGTATATCCTTCACTTGGGATCTCACTGCAATCTTCTTTTGGACTTTTTATCAAATATGTCTCACAGATTTCGTTCTCGTGATCTCCTTCTATCAACATGTGATAATATCCAGTGGAGTTAGTCGAGGCAGTCACAGTCATTGTGACTTGTTCAGTTTCAGGGTGTCGGCATTGCATCCCCACTCTCGCATCTGCATGTGTACGTGCAAATAGGTAATAACCTCAATCAAAAACAGATAAAATTAATACTGGACAACTCAATTGATCCCTCAAACCAAACAACCATTACGAGTAGTTGCCTATTACCTTTtaacttttttgaaaaatcGTCTCAATTTAGTAATTGACATTGCACTAAATCCAACAATTATGATGGTACATttgagaagaaaaataatatattttaaaaaaatatatacctGCAATGGGCTCACTAAGGTTGGTTTTGAATATTGAACGACAAGGATCACAATACACAATTCCTTCAACAATAAATTGATAATTATCAGATTCTTCAGTGGCTTGAGTAATCCCTAATAGGGAGAACAAGCAAATAGCACTAGCAATAAAGATTATTGTTGATTTTcccatttttttcttccttgttttgtttctttttttctaaaaaaaaaacaattttggTCTTTCTTTGTTTCTTTCTGCAGGTTGCAAAATCGAAATTAGAAAGCACCTTTTTTGTCAAAGGAAAGTATAGAACCTACGATCTTGAAGGGAtgctttatttattattctggCAGTTAGTTTTATTCGGTTgttatttaattgattttttttaatttccaaTGGTAAATAATAACGCATTCCTCCTATTTTAACTCTTGTTCATTAATTTTTGTTTCCCTTTCTCTCTCGCATATACACAAAAAACAATATTTTGTGTTAGTCTGGTCATATGCTAAAAGACCAAGGAAAGAACTCAAGTTCATTAACTTCATTTCAAACAAATTCAACAGAAAATTTAGGAAAATTAAACTATAGTAATAATTAACTTAAGAATaatttcaccaaaatatttccATATACGTTTATATTATGAGaaattgagaaaataaaatGCAGTGCTTTAGATTAGTTTTACTTACTCATTTATCAAATTTAACTTCTTCCGtccatatatattatatagatGATGTTATTTTGCTTGAGCGTACAAATCACTAATAACTATTTTCACTAAATTATCCTTAATCAAATTATAGTATCAATTAAATTCTTTTATGTAAATTCACATATTAAAAACATTCTTTTAATCATATTTAGTAAAgatttactttaattttttaaaattgagtaaatggaaaagaaaaataggagaGACGTTATTGAACTTGACAAGACGAAAATTCAAATAATCAAGCATTCAGAAAAGGTAAAGATTATTCCAAAGGTAGTGGCCTTGTTGGTTGTGGTTAGAGCTATCAAAATGGGCTgacctaatccaatccaatccaattttAAAAGGTTAGCGAGTTAATAAAGGCATATAAAATAGCAATCCAATTCAGCCCTAATCGGGTTACGGATTGGGACGAATTGATCCTTCAATCAAAAGATGGACAACATTGACTTCTTAAAAAAACTATCGAACATTGATAAACACAACACCAATACATCAAAAATTCACATGTCCATGAATTGCACATACTTTAGTGGAATACTTACAAAACAACAGAATATGCAAAATATAGCAGTCAACATTCATAAGATTCATCAAAATAACGTACATtacatgatcatttttttcataaattagaCAAGAAAGGAGAACTGaaaaattaggcataaacaCAAAAGTAAATGAGGTCTCAAATTCATAGTTATAATATTTCAATTGTCTAATTGCTGAacatttgataaaataaaacactaattaaaatgtatataataaatatttttaaaattcacgaCTCACGAACTACTCTGAGTCTCGCGAATCGAGCCTATAAGAGTACACTTAAAAACCTCATTCCTAAGTGGATTGAGAACTTTTAATCCAATGCCACTTAATTCAAGAATTGAATTGGATTGAGGTCACGGGTAAGCCAATTTTGACAGCTGTGGTTGTGGCGACAAATGACACAGGTAGGTAGGTATCAAAATTATGCACCTTGTAATTgtaagagaagaaaagaaaacaacaaaaatgGAATTAGCAAAACGCCAACTACCCCTTTTTAGCTCTTTGTTAAAGACGTGGAGTGGAAGAAGCTTCGTTGAGTTCAACATCAATGTCTAATTGAATCATGACAATGGCAGAATATGGGGTTAAAAAGTGGAGGAGGATATTGTAAGTAAAGCGAAATGGTGGGTGGGTGTTGCTGATGTTGACATAACATATTAGCGATTTGCACGGCGGAAAAGGAAACAAGAAAGAGAATCCCAAAAGggtcctttctttctttctttctttctacaCATATATATGGCGTCACCAGCGACATTACTTCATCATTATTCTCCTCGCCCTTCTTTCTCTTCCaattcttcttcctcttctcctTCCCCTTCCCCTtccccttcttcttcttctgcatCTTCTTCCTCCTTCGATCAACGCCGATGCTTTAATTGGAAATTTCTCGCCTTTTCTGGTAAATCTTTAATTTCTatcttctgttttttttttctattcgaTTGAAATTGAATTAACCCCTCGGTCTATTGAATTGAAATGTGTGCCAATTTTTGATCTTCTCTCTTTTAATTAGTAGATTAATTGAATTGTTTGATTAATCAAGGAAAAAAAGTAGGGGGTGTTTTCAGTGCATATTAGTTGGATGGGTGGTTGAATACTGAGGCTAATTAAAATGCAGATGGATAGaaatgataagatacaaattaAACGCTTGAGCAATTTGATTTTATCTCAAAGTACAGTGTGAAAAAAAGGAGTAGCTAGTGAATATTTGTTGGTCAGATATGGATCAATTATTGCTGAATCAAATAGTTCTAGATTGATTTTTCCTCTTCTTATGGATTGTTGGAGTTGTCTAATGGGAAAGAGGGACTACCATTCTGCAAATAGTAGTGATAGTTGACCTGTACTCACATTTATCCATTCTATGTTTGTTAACCGATAACAGAAATAACTCGAGCCTTTGGCCGCCGATGTCGTTTGGATTTGCCATCTCTGTAAGTGTTCTTTTCTGGACACTCTATTGCTAAGGAAATGAAAGGGAAGTGGTGTTTTATACTAGCTTCTTGGTTCTAAGGCGAGAGAACCTTGCCCAAGACATTTAGTTGGTTACTTGCTGTAGAAATCACTTTAGAGATGGCTTTATGTGCATCCAGATTTGTGCTTCTCAGCAGGGCCTGCTCGGATAGGATTGATCTGACCATGGGCTTGCTAGTATTGGAGAGTGCAATGTAATTAAACTTTCCATCCAAATATTTGGGGCTCCTGCTAGTGGTAAGGTTCAAACTAGGGAAATGTGGTGACCAGTGATCCAAAATTCCGGGCTAGAAGAAAATCTACTTATAAAAGGTTGGATAAGATCATTTTGATAGAGGCAACATTACCAAATACCAACCCACGTCATATCCTCATTTCTTATCTTTGTTTCAGTTAGTAAGAGATTGGAGAAATTAATGATAACTTTTCTCTGGGATGGTGCAACGTACCATCTTGTGAATTGGGAAAGGGGTATGACCCCATTGAAAGTAGTGGGGGTTGGGAAAATCGAATGCTGGATATCTTAAACAGATAATTGTCAGGAAAATTGTTATGGAGGTTTGCCAACAAAGGGGGATCCATGTGGAAGATAGTCATAAAAAAGGTGGTGACCAATATCGGTGGTTCGCAAAGGAAGTAACATCATCTTATAGGAAAATTCTGTGGAAGGAATGAAGGACAAGATGGCCTTATACAAAGTTCAAATCAGATATATGAATCGAGGTCAGTTCTGGCTAAACCTCTCGTGTGGGGATAAACTTTGAAAGATGACTTCCTACACCTAGCTGGCAACAAGAATGTTGTAGTGGCTGAGATCCTAGAAATGACACACTTATTTGTTTTAGAATATAACTTCTAAAGGACCACTGCAGTGTTGAGAGTATGACAAGGTGGAGCTGTTTCTACTGAGGTTCTATATTCATGCATCATACAGGAAAACAGGTGGTATGATTTGAGACGGATACCTTGGAAGCACTCCATTGTCAAATTGTATTATAGGTACGGAATCAGAGGAGGGGAGCTCGAGCTCTGACCTTTGTGGAGAGGTTTATGAATGACAAGGAAGCAAAGCAGATGACATTCTTTACAAGTAATGCAACTTAGGAAGCAATATTGGCTGTGGCCATAAAAAAAGAGGTTGTATAGCAGTGTTGTCAAAAGCAAAAAGCACAATAAAGCTCTAAGGTCCGTTGGGCTTTTAAGCGCAAACAAAAAGTGGGTTTTAATGGAAAAAGGCTCGAGGGGAGAAACACGACAAATATATGCTCCATAtatcccaatttatatgacacactttcctttttagtcaatCCCAAAAAGCATGACACActtttatatttagtaacaatttaactttaaaatatctattttacccttaatgagaaGATTTTTAGCCACAaacatttatgacttattttggaccacaaatttcaaaagtctttctttcttaaactctgTGCCATTTCAAACAACATCACGTAGATTGGAACAGAGGGAGTATATACatttagtccaagactaataattataagaatGAATGACAtgtatatgaacaaagaaattgaaaaaaaattgcaatAAAGTGAAacatcaattgtttagtgtcgcCTCTtcagaagaggctcattggcaaggaaaagtattccttagaaccttgatgtcGACATTGAAGCGCACATTAGAGGCGAAACACTCAATACTTTTTGAGCCTCACTTCAGGGCTTAAGTGCGTTTAACAACAAAGTTTTTAGCTGATATTGTCTATGCAATGATATTGGAGAAAATGTGAATCCTCTTCTACCAAACTATTACTTTGCTTTGGAGTCGTGGATGTTAGTATATGCACTATTGAACATTCATTGTATGCTCCCTCACCCAGTAGTGAACATGTCGGAGAGTTGGAGACAGGGAAGAAAAAACATTGGAAATTGGTGTCGCAACAGTTTTTGGACACTATGAAGAAATAGGAATAAGAGCtcttttatttagttatttttagtGCAAGAGGGATATACCCTTACTTGTTTTGGAGGTTGGTCGGATCTTCTGGTAGTTTAATGTATTTCACTTTTTCAAAGACATTTACCCTCCCCATACCTCACATGTGGGgttacattgggtatgttgttgtactTTTGCAAAGGCAACACTTTTTTGGTGCATTATTAATGcaatttttgaaagaaaaaaggtCTAGGTATAAAGATACTTACCTGATAATTTTCTAAGTCACCAAATTCTTAATTATAGACCGAcacaatatacatatttcgtcaACATTTAGAAGAGtatcaaaattgaaatattttaggACGCATAGGATGGACAATTAGAGTTGTAAGACGTGCACTGGGCGAACAACTCAAGGTGTAAATCATGCAAGGGACGAGTGCCTTGAGAAGTTTAGAGGCTGCCTCGACCTTAGTTAGTCTTGTGTGAATATTAACTTCACCTTTGAGACATTGGTCAACTCAATGATTAAACTTTAATCAACATGTAAGAAGGATATGTTTTAGTCATTGCCATATTGCTTGTGCTTTTATAATGGGAGCTGTAACTTGCTTCTACCCAATCCCTTACCTGAGGTTGCAATTTTAATTGCTCCATCTTACATACACTATACTTGTTAGGGTTGAAACTGCTCCAAAAAAATGTAATTTCCTGTTCCCCCTTGAAGTTATCACTATTTTGCCAACTCTTAAACTGAAGTCTGTTTTTTGGGCAAATCAATACTGTTTGTTCTGTAATTATAGTCCAGGCTAGAGCCATAGAACCTGCTCTCCTTTCTCCTGGTGGATTGTGCAGTTGGAAACGATATCATTAGGTGTTATATCATTTATGCGCTTGTAGTGCCCTTGGTGAACATGTTGGCTTTGAAGCTTGTCTCCTCTCTGATTGCAGTCAACTGTTTTCTGAATTTTGAATAGCCATGAAGTATATCTGATTTAGGACATAGTTTCTTGTGTTCTTCTGCAAAATCCTTACCGTTGTTTACACTTCAAATGTCTTGGCATGTATGaaccctctttttttttttttgcgatTCTCTGAGGATTTTGTCCACCCCGCCTGCAGGGATAAACAACATCTGGAGAAGTCAAAGCTTTAGAGCCCATGCAATGAGTACAACTGAAGGAAGTGTTATGTCACCGAAAGTCTTGATGGATACGGGGGATCAACCTGAGCATCTTCTAGTCCTTGTTCATGGCATCTTAGCAAGGTAGGGAACTTTGTTTACTCATCCTGAAAGGGATGCTTTCACGTGTCTACAAAttttgtagacatgtgtgtagATATAATATGTGTGTACATGCATTTGAAAAAATGTAATGCGAAGTGAACATGATTTTTTTAGAGATTTAGAAAACTGTAAGAAGTCTGGGTGTTGGGGTTTGcagattgaaaaagaaaaaagaagagacaTTGAGGACAATAGAAAgcataagaagaagaaaaaaggaatAAATTCACAAGGTTTAAATGTGAGCATACTAGTAAATAATTAGCTGCTATTCTCCTTTTCTATACAAAGAAAACATTGGAATTTAAAAGACGGTGATGGTATATATCAAAAGGATTAGTAACAAGATGCAATAAAGTAGGGTTTTATGCATAATCATGTTCAAGCCGACAATTACTTTAAATCTGTATGGATTGACAAGTGAAGTTGCTCTGGCGGCAAGAGCACTACATTTCCAACGAAGAAGTTGGAAGTTGCGGTCGCCCGATGGAGTAAAGTGGGAAAAGGCTACTGTTGACTCCTCTGAGGTGTTTGGGGTTTACCACCaccaacatacccagtgtaatcccccaagtggggtctggggagggtagtaCAGACTTTACCACTACCTTTGTGGGGTAGGAGGCTGTTTCCGATGGGGTTTaccatattaaaaaaaaagtagtctCAATCTGAATGGAGTAAAAAAGTGCCTGTTGGTCTTTCCTCTATTTTTGCGGGGCTGTTAATTTGAGTAGTCAATTTGCCCATTGTCAACCATGCTCAAGCCTTGACTTTCTAAGTGCTCAAGCAAGGCGAAGCTTTAACATTAAGAAACATTATTATCAGAATCAattatcattttaatttttatgtggCCTGTGGTATGTAGATATTATGTTTGAATAGTAGTGCTATCCCGAGGTTAGGTTTAAGTGGTCTTACTTTCTCACTTTCAATACGCATCAGATGGTTGGAACTTTTCCTTTTCCCGGAGTATGAAACTTGACCTGAGCATTTCTCCAGGTGACATATATGTCTATATTTGTTTGTGTATCACTTTCATATTTCGCGCTTGAACTTTTTTCCATGTTCTTGAGGTTTATTTACTTCCTTAATCCATGATCTGTTTGTCGAGGGCTGTGTCTGATATTTGTGTATGGGCGTCTTAAATGCTGATATCACCCATATCAGTCAATTAACTACGGCTCAAccccaaataaatgtttatatcTTC
The sequence above is a segment of the Solanum dulcamara chromosome 11, daSolDulc1.2, whole genome shotgun sequence genome. Coding sequences within it:
- the LOC129874538 gene encoding pollen allergen Sal k 5.0101-like — protein: MGKSTIIFIASAICLFSLLGITQATEESDNYQFIVEGIVYCDPCRSIFKTNLSEPIADARVGMQCRHPETEQVTMTVTASTNSTGYYHMLIEGDHENEICETYLIKSPKEDCSEIPSEGYTRESSRVTLTSNNGIAGKNRESNALFFLTRKVAPECQQEFKEMEYLPELKDINQA